A single region of the Pelobates fuscus isolate aPelFus1 chromosome 4, aPelFus1.pri, whole genome shotgun sequence genome encodes:
- the LOC134609292 gene encoding ly6/PLAUR domain-containing protein 2-like produces MDTIKIIVVLTTLCIGTAMSLQCYTCTGQTSNANCITTTTNCTTGQTYCMTTSASAGVGKILNTYLYRKACTPFQILPFCGISFASITKTCAAGCTAVSAGSSSLVSGSVSCCNTDLCNTSGATSIKSGVTILAVTAGLILALLKNSL; encoded by the exons ATGGATACCATTAAGATTATCGTGGTGCTCACCACACTCTGCATTGGGACAG CTATGTCTTTACAATGCTATACGTGTACGGGCCAGACCTCAAATGCCAACTGTATTACCACAACCACTAACTGCACCACTGGTCAGACGTACTGCATGACAACGTCCGCCTCAGCTGGAGTTGGTAAGATCCTAAACACCTATCTTTACAGAAA AGCTTGCACTCCATTTCAAATCCTGCCGTTTT GTGGCATATCATTTGCTTCAATCACTAAGACGTGTGCGGCGGGCTGTACGGCTGTGAGTGCTGGGTCCTCCTCCTTGGTCTCCGGTTCTGTTTCTTGCTGCAACACTGACCTGTGCAACACAAGTGGCGCCACCAGCATTAAATCTGGAGTCACCATCCTGGCTGTGACCGCCGGACTAATCTTAGCCCTGCTGAAGAATTCTCTGTGA